CTAGAGGCACCAATATCAACGGCGATATGATTATTCATAAAGAATCTCCTAAAGTAAGGGATGAGTTATAGTATTTTTTTGAATAGAGTAATAACTTCTTCCTTCGTTGGAATAAAAGGGTTACCCGGTGCACAAGCATCCTTCATGGAGTTCTCTGCTAAAAGATCAAGATCGACCTCATCTACTCCAAGCTCAGATAGTTTAGATGGAATGCCTACTTCTTTAGACAACGCCTTGATCGACTCAATTACGAAGTCCGCGCATTCCTTATCAGTTTGACTCTCAACGTTTAACCCCATCGCTTTAGCAATAGCCCTGAATTTCTCAGGCACATATTTGGCATTCTCTTCTTCCACATATGGGAGTAGCATTGCGTTACATACGCCATGTGGCAGATCATATACACCGCCAAGCTGATGCGCCATCGCGTGCACATAACCAAGCCCTGCATTATTGAAGGCAAGTCCGCCTAGGAAAATCGCATACACCATTTGCTCACGAGCCTCAATATCATGGCCATTCTTCACGGTACGGGCCAAGTTAGCGAAAATAATCTCCACTGCGGCTAGTGCCGTAGCGTCAGTTACCGGATATGCTCCTGGCGTTACTAGTGCCTCAATTGCATGCGTCAAAGCGTCCATTCCTGTTGCTGCCGTAAGTGCAGCGGGTTTATCTACCATAAGCTCTG
This genomic stretch from Paenibacillus sp. FSL H7-0737 harbors:
- a CDS encoding iron-containing alcohol dehydrogenase, which encodes MSTHVYYVPSINIMGKGCLQEIGPYIQELNLKKALVVTDKFLMKSGIAGKLLAVLDDAGIEYAIYDEVKPNPTCKNVHDGVDYLKAQNCDSLISIGGGSPQDTAKAIGILATNGGHIKEYEGVHKSKNKSLPIVAVNTTAGTSAEVTINYVITDEERKVKMVMVDKNSIATISVNDPELMVDKPAALTAATGMDALTHAIEALVTPGAYPVTDATALAAVEIIFANLARTVKNGHDIEAREQMVYAIFLGGLAFNNAGLGYVHAMAHQLGGVYDLPHGVCNAMLLPYVEEENAKYVPEKFRAIAKAMGLNVESQTDKECADFVIESIKALSKEVGIPSKLSELGVDEVDLDLLAENSMKDACAPGNPFIPTKEEVITLFKKIL